In Methylobacterium sp. WL1, the sequence GAAGCCGACGTTGCCGTAGCCCGCATCCAGCCCCTCGATACTGGCATCCGCCATCGAGCCGCCGCGGCGTAGCCCGAACCAGAAGGCCAAGGCGAAGGTGAGGCTGATGCCACCGGCAAATCCCGCCGCGAAGCCGACCTGCCCGATCTCGGCCGGCGTGATCCGGGCCATCGTCGTGAAGATCAGCGCCGGCAGCGCGAGGTAGACCGCGAAGCGGTTGATGCTGTCGGTCGACTCGCGCGTGAACCCGCCCAAGCGGCTGCACAGGAACCCAACCAGGATCAGCGCAAAGATCGGGACGGCCGCGTTCAGGACGGCCTGCATCGCACCGGCCGTCGACGGGGACTGGGGCGGGGGAATCGACGGGCATCGCGGGCACCCATCAAGCCGGCGTGCCCGCACCGGCCTCGGCGCTCAACTGCGCCTTGAGGACGCGGTAGAGCACCTTGCCGGTGGCGTTGCGCGGCACGGCCTCGGCGGCGATGAAAGAGCAGGTGCGCGGCCGCTTGTAGCCGGCCAGTCGGTCCCGGCTCCAGCCGATCAGGTCGGCTTCGGTCAGGGCGGTGCCCGGGTGCAGTACGACGACGGCGTGGACGCGCTCGCCCCACTTGGCGTCCGGCAGACCGACTACGGCAACGTCTTGCACGCAGGGATGGGTGCCGAGCGCCGCCTCGATCTCGGAGGGATAGACGTTCTCGCCGCCCGAGATGATCATGTTGCTCTTGCGGTCGACTAGTTGGATGAACCCGTCCGCGTCGCGCCGGGCCATGTCGCCCACCGTGCAGTACGCGCCGCGGAAGGCGGCGGCGGTCTTTTCCGGCAGCTTCCAGTAGCCGTCGAAGGTGTAGGGATTGCAGGAATAGAGTTCGCCGGGCTCCCCGTCCGGCACCTCGTCGCCATCCGCGTCGAGGATCCGGATTGGGGCGGAGCCGACGCATTCGCGGCCGACCGAGCCGAGTTTCGTGAACTGGTCGCGGGGGTGTAGCATCGTCACCCAGCCGGTCTCAGTCGCCCCGTAGAGCTCGTACAGCCCGGAATTGTGGAACAGCCCCATCACCGCCCGCTTGGTCTCCTGGCGGGCGGGCGCGGAGGAGATCATCAGCTTGGTGACGCGGTCGAGGTCGTAGCGTGAGCTCTCCTGCGCGGACAAGCCGAGCATCATGATGTAGTGGGTCGGCACGAGCGAGGTGAAGGTCGCGCCGCCCTCGGCCAGGGTGCGCAGGCAGTGCTCTGGGTCAAAGCTCTTGCGCGAGTAGATCGTCGTCGCACCGCCGCAATAGCTGAACGCCCCGAAGAAGTAGAGCGAGTTGGCGTGGCACATCGGCATGACGAGCAGCGCGCTGTCATTGCGGTGGATGCCGAGCTCGATCTCCGTGCATAGGGCCATGAGGCTGGCACCGCGGTGACTGCGGATTGCGCCCTTCGGGTTGCCGGTGGTGCCCGAGGTGTACATCAGCATCCACGGATCGGCCGCTGCGACGGCCACGTCCGGCTCGGCGTCGCTGGCGGCCGCGAGGAATGCCTCGTAGTCCCGGTAGCCTTTCGGGCAAGGCGTGGGCCCGAAATGGACGACGTTGCCCTCGGGCAGGCCGAGATCAGCTCGCACATCCTCGACGACGCCGGCCAGCTCGTCCTGAACGATCAGGGCCGACGCCTCGGCGTTGGTCATGATGAAGCGGATCTCGGGCCCGACGAGGCGGAAGTTGATCGGCACGGCGACGAGGCCAGCCTTGGCGGTCGCCGCGTAGATCTCGGCCCATTCTACGCAGTTGTAGGCGAGCACCCCGACGCGCGCGCCCTTCCCGAGGCCGAGGCCGAGCAGCGCGTTCGCCAAGCGGCAGGCGCGCGCGTTCCACAGGTGGAACGTCATCGATCGTTCCAGGTCGCGCGCGCCGAGGCGCTCCGGCGCGAGCCGCGCATGCACCGAGAGCATCTGCCCGAGCGTCAGGAGCTCCTTCATGGCGCCATCTCCTCGATCGTTCTCGCCTGGTGGTTCCCGCCTTTCGGACGCATCAGCCGATGGCGCCGGCGTACTTCTCCAGCAACGCCCACGCTTCGGTCCCGAACTTGCCCTTCCAGGTCTTGTAGAAGTCCGTCTTGGCGAGAGCCTGCTGGAACTGCGCCGGATCGGTGGTGTTGAAGGCCAGCCCCTTTCCCTCCAGCGCCACTTTCAGGTCGGCACTATCCTTGAGGTTGTCCTCGCGCTGCTTGAGGGCGGCGGCATTGAAGTGCTTGGCCATTACCGCTTGCAAGTCCGCTGGGATCGTCTTCCAGACGCGGCCGCTCGCGAGCAGCCAGAAGCCGTCCCAGGCGTGATTGGTGAGCGAGCAGAACTTCTGCACCTCGTAGAACTTCGTCGCGTTAATGATCGCCAGCGGGTTTTCCTGCCCGTCAGTGATCCTGGTCTGAAGTGCGGCGTAGGCCTCGCTCAGGGGGATGCTGGTCGGCGCGGCACCCAGCGCCGTGAACAGCGAGACCCACAATGGGACGACGGGCACGCGGATCTTGAAGCCCCTGAGGTCCTCGGGACGGCTGATCGGCTTGGTGCTCGTCGTGACTTGGCGGAAGCCGTTGTCCCACATCGCCTCGAACGGATGCAGGTTGGCTTTCTCGATGCTGCTGCGCATGTACGCACCGACCTCGCCGTCCATTGCCGGCCAGACTTTGTCGTAGCTCGGGAAGACGAACCCGATGGCCGGCAGCGCGGCTGCTGACACCAGCGTCGACAGCAGGGTCGTGGGCATAGTCGCGAGTTCGAGCGCCCCCGAGCGCAGCTGCGAGATCATGTCCGTATCGCTGCCGAGCTGATTGTTCGGGAACACGGAGATCGATAGGCGCCCGTTCGTCTCCTTCTCGATCGCGCCAACCGCCTCGGCGAGCCGGACGTTGAGTGAGTGCGTCAGCGGCACGTCGTTGCCGAACTTCAGTTTAAGCGGCGCCCCCTGCGCGCGTAGGACCGCCGGGCTGAGCACGGTCCCTGCGCCGAGCGCTGCCGCGCCGGCGAGCCCGAGGAAAGCCCGGCGGCCGAGGGGAGCGGTCCGATCCGGGCGAATGGACGCGTTGGTTGGCGTGGTCACGGCGTTCCTCCCATGCTCGCCGCGTTGCGAACCGTCGCACGCGGCTTTGTATAAGTCCGCCGGCTCGCGCCGGACAGCGTCAGGTGACGCATCCAACGGCCGGGCAAAGACCTCATCGGCGTGAACACTGAGATGGCGCTCAGCATCCGCCCAATCGCGTCTCCAGGCCCAGCGCCTTAGAAACCCTCGCCGACTCACTTTGAATTCGAATATGGTATGCGAGTTTTGAATTTGCACAAGCGCTGAAATGGTGCAGGATCGCTCCAGCGGGTGGCAGGAAAGACGGCGGGCGGGAAAGATGGCGGGCGGGGCGCCAGTGCCAAGTCTGGTCGAGCAGGTCTACGAGCGGATCCTTTCCGAGATCTGCGAGGGCACGCTCGCGCCGAACGCGCGGCTGATCCAGGACGAGCTCGCGGCCGCCTATGAGGTTTCGCGGCAGCCGGTGCAGCAGGCGCTGATGCTGCTGCGCGAGCGCGGCTTCGTGGCCGACGCCCCGAAACGCGGGGTGATCGTGACGCCGCTCGACGCTGACGTGCTGCGGGACGTCTACGAGACCCGGGAGGTACTGGACGGCCTGTCCTGCCGGCTGGCAGCCGAGCGGGGCTCCGATCGCGCTCAGGCCGAGGGCCCTGCCCTCATCGCGCGGGGCCGGGAGGCGATCAGCGGCGGATCAGTCGCCCGGCAGATCGCCGCGGACCTGGATTTCCACCAGTTCATCTACGCAATATCGGGCAACCGGTCGGTGGAGGAGGCAGCCCGTCCGCACTGGCACTTCATGCGCCGGATCATGGGCGCGGTGCTGCGGGTCGAGCGCGACATCTCCAGCGACATCTGGAACGAGCACACCACCATACTGGACGCGATCATCGCGGGGGAGCCCGCGGAGGCCGAGACGCTGGGGCGCGCCCACATCGCGCGCGCCTCGAAGAAGTTTTCGGGCCAGCTGCGCGCGCTCCAGGAGCAGACGGCGGCCCGGCACAAGAGCCGTTCGCTGACCGCGCATTCCAGAATTGGGTGACCGGGTGCATCGAGCGCAGCAGGACTAAAGGGTACGACGTGGATTTCACCATTTCTGCCGGCGTCGAGGCGTACCGCGCCCGAATCGCGGCCTTCGTCGACACGCACATCCTGCCCCTGGAGGCGGACCCGCCCGCCTATGACGGGAACGGGAACATCGGCTTAGGCGAACTGGCCCGGCTGCGCGGCCTCGCGCAGGAGCAGGGTCTCTGGTGCCTCCAGCTCAGGCCGGAGACCGGCGGGGCCGGCCTCGACAAGGTCGGCATGGCGGTCTGCTACGAGGCGATGAACCGCTCGATCTTCGGGCCGGTCGTGTTCAACTCCGCCGCCCCCGACGACGGCAACATGACGGTGCTGGAGAAGGTCGCGACGCAGGCCCAGAAGGAGCGGTGGCTCGACCCGATCGTGCGCGGCGAGGTCCGCTCCGCCTTCGCCATGACCGAGCCGCATCCCGGCGGCGGCTCCGATCCCGGCATGATCCAGACCCGGGCCGAGCGGCGGGGCGACACCTACGTGGTCACCGGGCGCAAATGGTACATCACCGGGGCCGAGGAGGCCGCGCACTTCATCCTGATGGCGCGCACTTCCGACGATGCCCGCAAGGGGCTGACCGCCTTCCTGTTCCACAAGGACCAGCCCGGATGGGAGATCCTGCGCCGGATCCCGATCATGGGCCCGGAGGAGCATGGCGGCCATTGCGAGTTGCTGTTCGACGGTCTGGAGATCCCGGCCGAGAACGTCCTGATGAACGAGGGCGACGGCCTGAAGCTGACCCAGATCCGCCTCGGCCCCGCCCGGCTTACCCATTGCATGCGCTGGCTCGGCCTGTCGAAGCGCTGCGTCGAGATCGCCCGGGCCTACGCGGCGGAGCGCCATGGCTTCGGCATCCGGCTCGCCGACCGGGAGAGCATCCAGCTCATGCTCGGCGACCTCGCCATGCGGATCGAGATCGGCCGGCTGCTGGTGATGAAGGCCGCCTGGGCGCTGGACCAGGGCAGCTTCGCCCGCAAGGAAGTCTCGATGGCCAAGGTCCACGTGGCCAATCTCCTCCACGCGGCGGCCGACGTGGCGATCCAGATCAACGGCGCCCGGGGCTACTCGACCGACACGCCCCTGGAATGGATCTACCGCTACGCCCGGCAGGCCCGGCTGGTGGACGGCGCCGACGAGGTCCACAAGATGGTGCTCAACCGCAATCTCGAGGCGGAGGGCGATGCCTTCTGGACGTGGACCGTCGGGGCGTGACCGCCGGGACGGGGACGACGCGCCGGTGGTCACGCCCCCGTACCCGCATCCTGATCTGCCCGCGCCCGCGGCCCGGCACCGCGGCACGCGGTGCCGGGATCGGATGTCCGCGTCTCGCGACAGGACCTGACAGACGCACCGAAGCGTGGAGTTTATGACGATGACCGATGTCGTGATCACAGGGGCGGTACGGACCGCGATCGGCACGTTCGGGGGGTCGCTCGCGGCGATCCCGCCGGCGGCGTTGGCAGCCCAGTGCGTGGCGGAGGCACTTAAGCGCGCCGCGACCGCACCCGAAGCGATCGGCCACGTGGTCTTCGGCAGCGTAATTCCTACCGAACCGCGGGACGCCTACCTCGCGCGCATCGCCGCCATGGAGGGCGGCATCCCCAAGGAGGTGCCGGCCATGACGGTCAACCGCCTCTGCGGCAGCGGCTTGCAGGCGATCGTCTCGGCCGCGCAATCGATCCTCCTCGGGGATGCCGACACGGCGGTCGCCGGGGGAGCCGAGAGCATGAGCCGCGCACCGCACCTGCTGAAGGTCGGGCGCACCGGCCAGCGCATGGGCGATGCCGTGCTGGTCGACTACATGCTGGGCGCGCTGAACGACCCGTTCGGCAACGGCCATATGGGCGTCACCGCCGAGAACGTGGCGGAGCGTTACGCCGTCTCCCGCGACCAGCAGGACGCCTTCGCGGCCGAGAGCCAGGCCCGGGCCGCGCGGGCGATCCGCGAAGGCCGGTTCCGCGACCAGATCCTGCCGGTCGCCGTGCAGCGCACGCGCGAGACGGTGGCGTTCGACACCGACGAGCACCCCAAGGCCGCGAGCGCCGAGGATCTGGCGAAGCTGCGCCCGGCCTTCTCGAAGACCGGCAGCGTGACGGCCGGCAACGCCTCGGGCCTCAACGACGGCGCCGCCGCCCTCGTCCTGTCCAGCGCCGACCGGGCGGAGCGGGACGGCCGCACGCCCCTGGCCCGCATCGTCGGCTACGCCCATGCCGGCGTGGACCCGTCCGAGATGGGCATGGGTCCGGTCCCGGCCGTGCGCCGATTGCTGGAGCGGACGGGCTTGCGGGCCGCCGATTTCGACGTGATCGAATCGAACGAGGCCTTCGCGTCCCAGGCCTGCGCCGTCTCCCGCGAACTCGACCTCGACCCCGCGAAGGTCAATCCGAACGGCGGCGCCATCGCGCTCGGCCATCCGATCGGCGCGACGGGGGCGATCATCACCGTGAAGGCGCTCTACGAGCTGGCCCGGACGGGCGGACGTTACGGGCTGGTGACCATGTGCATCGGTGGCGGACAGGGTATCGCCATGGCCGTCGAGCGGCTGCGCTGAGATGGCCGACCTCTTCGATCTCGCCGGCCGGCATGTCCTGGTGACCGGCGCCTCCAGCGGCCTCGGCCGCCACTTCGCCGGGACGCTGGTGCGCGCGGGGGCGCACCTGTCCCTCTGCGCGCGCCGGGCGGACGCCCTCGCCGAGACCGTCGCCGGCGTCTCCGGGGAGGGCGGCCAAGCGCAGGCCGTCGTCATGGACGTCACCGACGCGGCCAGCATCGAGCGGGCCCTCGACGCCGCCGAGGCCCGCTTCGGTCCGGTCCATGTCGTCGTCAACAATGCCGGGATCACCGCGACGAAGCCCGCCCTCGACCTCGACAAGGCCGACTGGGACGGGGTCCTCGATACGAACCTGAAGGGCGTCTGGCTGGTGGCTCAGGCGGCCGGCCGGCGCATGGTCCGCCACGGCGCGGGCGGCAGCATCGTCAACATCGCGTCGATCCTGGGCCTGCGGGTCACCGGCGGACTGGCGC encodes:
- a CDS encoding TRAP transporter substrate-binding protein is translated as MLSPAVLRAQGAPLKLKFGNDVPLTHSLNVRLAEAVGAIEKETNGRLSISVFPNNQLGSDTDMISQLRSGALELATMPTTLLSTLVSAAALPAIGFVFPSYDKVWPAMDGEVGAYMRSSIEKANLHPFEAMWDNGFRQVTTSTKPISRPEDLRGFKIRVPVVPLWVSLFTALGAAPTSIPLSEAYAALQTRITDGQENPLAIINATKFYEVQKFCSLTNHAWDGFWLLASGRVWKTIPADLQAVMAKHFNAAALKQREDNLKDSADLKVALEGKGLAFNTTDPAQFQQALAKTDFYKTWKGKFGTEAWALLEKYAGAIG
- a CDS encoding GntR family transcriptional regulator encodes the protein MAGGAPVPSLVEQVYERILSEICEGTLAPNARLIQDELAAAYEVSRQPVQQALMLLRERGFVADAPKRGVIVTPLDADVLRDVYETREVLDGLSCRLAAERGSDRAQAEGPALIARGREAISGGSVARQIAADLDFHQFIYAISGNRSVEEAARPHWHFMRRIMGAVLRVERDISSDIWNEHTTILDAIIAGEPAEAETLGRAHIARASKKFSGQLRALQEQTAARHKSRSLTAHSRIG
- a CDS encoding acyl-CoA dehydrogenase family protein, with product MDFTISAGVEAYRARIAAFVDTHILPLEADPPAYDGNGNIGLGELARLRGLAQEQGLWCLQLRPETGGAGLDKVGMAVCYEAMNRSIFGPVVFNSAAPDDGNMTVLEKVATQAQKERWLDPIVRGEVRSAFAMTEPHPGGGSDPGMIQTRAERRGDTYVVTGRKWYITGAEEAAHFILMARTSDDARKGLTAFLFHKDQPGWEILRRIPIMGPEEHGGHCELLFDGLEIPAENVLMNEGDGLKLTQIRLGPARLTHCMRWLGLSKRCVEIARAYAAERHGFGIRLADRESIQLMLGDLAMRIEIGRLLVMKAAWALDQGSFARKEVSMAKVHVANLLHAAADVAIQINGARGYSTDTPLEWIYRYARQARLVDGADEVHKMVLNRNLEAEGDAFWTWTVGA
- a CDS encoding SDR family NAD(P)-dependent oxidoreductase is translated as MADLFDLAGRHVLVTGASSGLGRHFAGTLVRAGAHLSLCARRADALAETVAGVSGEGGQAQAVVMDVTDAASIERALDAAEARFGPVHVVVNNAGITATKPALDLDKADWDGVLDTNLKGVWLVAQAAGRRMVRHGAGGSIVNIASILGLRVTGGLAPYAASKAGVVQLTKSLALEWARYGIRVNALAPGYIKTELNDAFFESEPGKALIRRVPQRRLGEAAELDGPLLLLASDAGAYMTGSVVAVDGGHLVSGL
- the bktB gene encoding beta-ketothiolase BktB; amino-acid sequence: MTDVVITGAVRTAIGTFGGSLAAIPPAALAAQCVAEALKRAATAPEAIGHVVFGSVIPTEPRDAYLARIAAMEGGIPKEVPAMTVNRLCGSGLQAIVSAAQSILLGDADTAVAGGAESMSRAPHLLKVGRTGQRMGDAVLVDYMLGALNDPFGNGHMGVTAENVAERYAVSRDQQDAFAAESQARAARAIREGRFRDQILPVAVQRTRETVAFDTDEHPKAASAEDLAKLRPAFSKTGSVTAGNASGLNDGAAALVLSSADRAERDGRTPLARIVGYAHAGVDPSEMGMGPVPAVRRLLERTGLRAADFDVIESNEAFASQACAVSRELDLDPAKVNPNGGAIALGHPIGATGAIITVKALYELARTGGRYGLVTMCIGGGQGIAMAVERLR
- a CDS encoding AMP-binding protein, with the protein product MKELLTLGQMLSVHARLAPERLGARDLERSMTFHLWNARACRLANALLGLGLGKGARVGVLAYNCVEWAEIYAATAKAGLVAVPINFRLVGPEIRFIMTNAEASALIVQDELAGVVEDVRADLGLPEGNVVHFGPTPCPKGYRDYEAFLAAASDAEPDVAVAAADPWMLMYTSGTTGNPKGAIRSHRGASLMALCTEIELGIHRNDSALLVMPMCHANSLYFFGAFSYCGGATTIYSRKSFDPEHCLRTLAEGGATFTSLVPTHYIMMLGLSAQESSRYDLDRVTKLMISSAPARQETKRAVMGLFHNSGLYELYGATETGWVTMLHPRDQFTKLGSVGRECVGSAPIRILDADGDEVPDGEPGELYSCNPYTFDGYWKLPEKTAAAFRGAYCTVGDMARRDADGFIQLVDRKSNMIISGGENVYPSEIEAALGTHPCVQDVAVVGLPDAKWGERVHAVVVLHPGTALTEADLIGWSRDRLAGYKRPRTCSFIAAEAVPRNATGKVLYRVLKAQLSAEAGAGTPA